Proteins encoded within one genomic window of Alosa alosa isolate M-15738 ecotype Scorff River chromosome 24, AALO_Geno_1.1, whole genome shotgun sequence:
- the LOC125289843 gene encoding sal-like protein 2 isoform X1, with amino-acid sequence MSRRKQKRPQQLINADPGGTRILLQDEQLRVKSPSTSLGSEAPSSSPSSSASPPSMQDCHPPLAPRPSPGGLHAPSLPSESSSPPHWPNHTAHPYSTALPNTHSSLSPDFPHPSLSSQTHSSPPAQTKANHASARHQSHAHHPHSHAVMMSPQLAISATTTTSSSSSSSSSSHGAAPHQGSPSPVQQAPSSPPAVLPPGQIQMPPTLAVLLEELRVLQQRQIHQMQITEEICRQVLRLGEGLNAPPQESTQRPGGALVSRQRSSSSNGDSGSPSPPHTTAPAVSAASSLLSSMPSLLSQASASKLSVSAGNGNRAPALSTASSSSALSTTTASLFSSAASPLFLSHCLPARYPLEKLPNASMFGHANGFGFSAAALAGTGLTHEPAAPLSSVVGSSTGLSSSGSSSTSSSTTAATTTAVASSGRQQHACRYCGKVLSSDSSLQIHLRSHTGERPYQCPVCLSRFTTRGNLKAHFLRHREQNPELSLSLLPPALSEQSPAGSGGGGSSNGTSSRSRKRRADPEEPFGIKGALGVPESMALGFLSSSAGRAAASSLPLPPSVDLALLSTAHSLLQLNRASSAAAAATTTSVHFSSPSSSASSASKGAKQQRFDENTPPHSALLSGSPYSQLAHLPKILFPTAAHHHPGLALLHPPPLPSPHGQLAFPFSPYPKPQASSSPSSTSPSPSSATSDTTKLQRLAQKLEKQPQGGADRGGGRSSSGTPTSISVTASQSSDVTSTSSSSAYRREMMAALGLNPNLGSVASTPPSSSLTPVLSPNQCGVCLRVLSCPRALRLHQATHLGERPFPCKLCGRSFSTKGSLRAHVATHHSRQASSRPQNSCPLCQRKFTNAVVLQHHIRMHLGGQIPPDGGNATGEEEEEAAIAAAAVDNPEGLQVDAAANLSAVALGNDLVQTQPLDLGSAKVALLLSSARDGSVSRETLPADLSVKSDSDLSSVSPEPSPALSDEKTEQDALSLVVRPLVLSGPPITSPPTTQQDQSSDTLTSDIAGSYSSTSRGVPSNEHAPHQDDAEDDMAPLSLCVRPDRLDSENVSLAKSPALAVNTVVKIAVVTTGDTPSTLTPPSSPSSDREANESRPDKNTSALKTAESAPDAVVPAAIQDGTHGPVEAEDVPMKKEEEEEKKEETAKEIPEGSLAAAEPRGEEAEAPARREENVSDDGKGTEGTATAQPLTPVKTPKASRPEKPYSCSQCGKEYASRSGLKGHMKVHAGSVSNGPAGSVSLPPSASRDHGEKGPLKSGKDTLDDPSAISTNSRPAEDDVEKPSANNCLPDEPMDTSGVAEKAE; translated from the exons ATGTCACGCCGGAAACAAAAAAGACCGCAGCAACTTATTAACGCAGATCCAGGGGGCACGCGGATCTTACTGCAAG ATGAGCAGTTAAGAGTGAAGTCCCCGTCCACCTCTCTTGGATCAGAGGCGCCAtcatcctctccttcctcctcagcgtcccctccctccatgcagGACTGCCACCCCCCCTTGGCCCCGAGGCCGTCCCCTGGGGGTCTACACGCTCCCTCCCTGCCCAGCGAGAGCTCCTCACCCCCCCACTGGCCCAACCACACGGCCCACCCGTACAGCACGGCGCTCCCCAACACCCACTCGTCCCTGTCGCCGGACTTCCCGCACCCGTCGCTGTCCTCGCAGACCCACTCCTCTCCGCCGGCCCAGACGAAAGCCAATCACGCGTCGGCCCGCCATCAGAGCCACGcccaccacccccactcccACGCCGTCATGATGTCCCCTCAGCTTGCTATCTCCGCCACCACCActacctcctcttcctcctcctcctcctcgtcctctcaCGGGGCGGCCCCGCACCAGGGCAGCCCCAGCCCTGTCCAGCAGGCGCCCTCCAGTCCCCCCGCTGTCCTGCCCCCGGGGCAAATCCAGATGCCCCCGACGCTGGCGGTGCTGCTAGAGGAGCTGAGGGTCCTGCAGCAGAGGCAGATCCATCAGATGCAGATCACCGAGGAGATTTGCCGACAGGTGCTGCGGCTCGGCGAAGGTCTCAACGCTCCTCCCCAGGAGAGCACCCAGAGGCCAGGAGGCGCGCTGGTCAGTCGCCAGAGGTCGTCGTCATCGAACGGCGACAGCGGGTCCCCCTCCCCGCCGCACACGACGGCACCAGCGGTCTCCGCGGCGAGTTCTCTGCTGTCCAGCATGCCGTCGCTGCTGTCGCAGGCCTCGGCATCCAAGCTGAGCGTCTCCGCAGGCAACGGAAACAGAGCGCCGGCGCTCAGCACCGCGTCCTCATCCTCCGCTCTGTCCACCACCACggcctccctcttctcctcggCCGCCTcgcccctcttcctctcccactgCCTGCCTGCTCGCTACCCCCTGGAGAAGCTGCCCAACGCATCCATGTTCGGCCATGCCAACGGCTTCGGGTTCTCTGCTGCAGCGCTGGCCGGAACCGGCCTGACCCACGAGCCCGCCGCGCCACTCAGCTCCGTGGTCGGGTCGTCCACCGGCTTGTCCAGTTCCGGGTCGTCCTCGACTTCTTCATCGACGACAGCGGCGACGACGACGGCAGTGGCATCATCCGGGCGGCAGCAGCACGCGTGCCGCTACTGCGGGAAGGTGCTGAGTAGCGACTCGTCGCTGCAGATCCACCTGCGCTCGCACACGGGCGAGCGTCCGTACCAGTGTCCAGTGTGCCTGAGCCGCTTCACCACGCGCGGCAACCTCAAGGCCCACTTCCTGCGCCACCGCGAGCAGAACCCCGAGCTCTCGCTCTCGCTGCTGCCGCCGGCGCTCTCCGAGCAGAGCCCAGCGGGGTCCGGCGGGGGCGGCTCCAGCAACGGGACCTCCTCCAGGAGCCGCAAGCGCCGCGCCGACCCCGAGGAGCCGTTCGGGATCAAAGGCGCCCTTGGCGTCCCCGAGAGCATGGCGCTGGGCTTCCTGTCCAGCTCGGCCGGTCGCGCCGCGGCGTCCTCGCTCCCGCTGCCCCCCAGCGTGGACCTGGCGCTGCTGTCCACCGCCCACTCGCTGCTGCAGCTGAACCGCGCGTCCTCAGCGGCCGCCGCGGCAACCACCACCAGCGTCCACTTCTCCTCGCCCTCCTCGTCCGCGTCGTCCGCCTCCAAAGGCGCCAAGCAGCAGCGCTTCGACGAGAACACCCCTCCGCACTCGGCGCTGCTCTCAGGCTCGCCGTACTCGCAGCTGGCGCACCTTCCCAAGATCCTCTTCCCCACGGCGGCGCACCACCACCCGGGCCTGGCCCTCCTGCACCCCCCTCCGCTGCCGTCCCCCCACGGGCAGCTGGCCTTCCCCTTCTCGCCGTACCCCAAACCCCAGGCCTCCTCGTCCCCCTCGTCCACCTCTCCGTCGCCTTCCTCCGCCACCTCGGACACCACCAAGCTGCAGCGGCTGGCGCAGAAGCTGGAGAAGCAGCCACAAGGGGGCGCCGATCGAGGAGGCGGGCGCAGCTCCAGTGGAACCCCGACCTCGATCTCGGTCACCGCCAGCCAGTCCAGCGATGTCACCTCCACGAGCTCGTCCTCTGCGTACCGGCGGGAGATGATGGCCGCGCTGGGCCTAAACCCGAACCTCGGCAGCGTCGCGTCCACCCCGCCGTCCTCCTCGCTGACACCGGTGCTGTCCCCTAACCAGTGCGgcgtgtgcctgcgtgtgctCAGCTGCCCCCGGGCACTGCGGCTACACCAGGCCACGCACCTCGGGGAGCGGCCGTTCCCGTGCAAGCTCTGCGGCCGCTCTTTCTCGACCAAGGGCAGCCTGCGAGCCCACGTGGCCACGCACCACTCGCGGCAGGCCAGCTCCCGGCCGCAGAACTCCTGCCCGCTGTGCCAGCGCAAGTTCACCAACGCTGTCGTGCTCCAGCACCACATCCGCATGCACCTTGGCGGGCAGATCCCGCCCGATGGCGGGAACGCCacgggagaggaagaggaggaggccgCCATCGCCGCCGCAGCGGTGGACAACCCCGAGGGCCTGCAGGTGGACGCTGCAGCAAACCTGAGCGCTGTTGCCTTGGGCAACGACCTTGTCCAGACCCAGCCTCTCGACCTGGGCAGCGCCAAGGTGGCTCTCTTGCTCTCGTCCGCACGTGACGGATCCGTTTCCAGAGAGACGTTGCCGGCCGACCTGAGCGTGAAATCCGACTCTGACCTGAGCAGCGTCTCTCCCGAGCCCAGCCCAGCTCTCTCGGACGAGAAGACCGAACAGGACGCCTTGTCTCTGGTGGTGCGGCCTCTGGTCCTCAGTGGTCCACCCATCACCTCCCCACCCACAACACAGCAGGACCAGAGCAGCGACACACTGACGTCTGATATCGCCGGCAGCTACAGTTCTACCTCTCGAGGTGTTCCGTCGAACGAGCATGCGCCCCACCAAGACGACGCGGAGGACGACATGGCCCCTTTGTCGCTGTGTGTCCGGCCGGACCGCTTGGACTCAGAGAACGTGTCCCTTGCTAAAAGCCCTGCTCTGGCAGTGAACACTGTGGTCAAGATCGCCGTGGTGACCACCGGGGACACCCCCAGCACGCTCACCCCTCCCTCTAGCCCCAGCTCTGACCGGGAGGCAAATGAGTCCAGACCGGACAAGAACACGTCCGCCCTGAAAACAGCCGAGTCAGCACCTGACGCTGTCGTTCCTGCGGCGATTCAAGATGGAACCCACGGCCCTGTAGAGGCGGAGGATGTGCCAatgaagaaggaggaagaggaggagaagaaggaggagacgGCAAAGGAGATTCCGGAAGGTTCCTTGGCGGCGGCCGAGCCCAGAGGAGAGGAAGCGGAGGCGCCGGCGAGGCGCGAGGAGAACGTGAGTGACGACGGGAAAGGGACGGAAGGGACGGCCACCGCACAGCCGCTCACCCCGGTGAAAACGCCCAAAGCCTCGCGGCCAGAGAAGCCCTATAGCTGCAGCCAGTGTGGGAAAGAGTACGCCAGCCGCAGTGGCCTCAAG GGACACATGAAGGTCCATGCTGGGTCGGTCAGCAATGGGCCTGCTGGGTCGGTCAGCCTTCCCCCCAGTGCTTCACGTGACCATGGGGAGAAGGGACCCCTCAAGTCTGGCAAGGACACTTTGGATGACCCAAGTGCAATCTCGACCAATAGCAGGCCAGCTGAGGATGATGTAGAGAAGCCATCAGCCAATAATTGTTTACCTGACGAGCCAATGGATACCTCCGGTGTTGCAGAGAAGGCAGAGTGA